The following DNA comes from Phormidium ambiguum IAM M-71.
TAAACCCCAACCCTTAATCCCCTCCCCGTGTACGGGGAGGGGAGACAACGCACAGGCGTGTTTTATCAGTGATTATCCGAACCTGGGATAATGTAACGCACCCTACGAATAGGAAAATACTTGTGCTTACTTTCCTTTATCGTTGAATTGGTGGTGGTTGAATTGGTCTGGGAGTAAGTACAGGTGGATAACCAGGTCGAACTGGTGGGTAAGGTCGAGTTGGGGGGAAAGATTGATTTGGTCGATTTCTAGCTTCTGGACTATTGGCGATATCGCGGCGAACATCGTTTAATGAGTCACCAGAAGCGAGACGATTTCTCCAAGTTCTTAATCCACTAGGATCGACATCACGACCTAAGACTTCGCGGTAAATTTGATTGATTTGATTTGTGGCTTCGTCGCTGTTAGCAATTCGAGAACGAACGTCTCTAACAGAAGTACCATTTCTTAAGGCTTCTGACCAATCTCGATAACCATTTAAGTCAGGTTCACGACCTAGAATATCACGGTAAATTTGGCGAATTTCTTCTTCATAGTTACCGCGTCTACTGTAGCGATCGTTATAGCGATTATTGTAGCGATCGCTATAGCGATCGCCATATCTATTCTCAAGATCGGTTCCTCTCAAATTCGCATTATCAAAAATTGCATTGCTTGTATTTGCATCTCTGAGATTTGCATTTCCCAAATCTGCACCTCGCAAGTTAGCATTTCTTAAATTAGCGCCTCGCAAGTTAGCATTTCTCAGATCAGCATCTTCTAAGTCAGCACCTTGTAAATCGACATTTCTTAAATCCCGACCTCTAAGATCTGCACCTCTTAGATTGCAATTACGACAATTACCACTATTAAGTAATCTGCGGACATCACCAAAACTTTGAGCTTGTGCGGAATAAGAGAAACCCAAAGTGGTTAATAACAAGCTGGCTATGAGAATTTGTAGTTTCATTTCCCTGACTCAAACTAAAACTAAGTGTTCTGCGTGCAAAATTAAATGTTTGCTGGATTGAGGACTGACGTTGGTAGAACCAAAAACCCAATTTCTTTAGCTAAATGTAGATAACCTATTTACTATATGACTTACACAGTCAATTAAAAGCTTAGGAGGGATTTTAGCCGATAAATCAACTATTTCACAAAATATACTGTAAAATCCGCTCCAACAATCCTTAATTTTTTGTTATTTTGTGTAAGTCATATAGTAGAAACTGGGTTTTTTACTTAAGTCAGATCGTTCTCAGACTAGAATTTATCTTTGAAACCTTGGTGTACTTTGGGGAACGGAAGGAGAGAAAGTAGAACCTGAGTTTCTTCTAGTTGGGAATGAGTAATCTGTTGGTACATTTCTTGAAGGTGAATTTCTTCTTCTTGGTTGATAGTTTTCTGCGGGTGAATATCTCCGAGTAGGAGTTCTGTCATTAGGTGAGAAGGTAGCAGGTGGAAAGTTTCTGTTGGGGTATCTCACCGCTGGCGCAACATTTTGAGGTACGTTGCGGGTGGGGAAAGAATAATTTCTTGATGGTACAGTTCTTACTGGTGGGTAGACTGTTGTTGGTGGCGTGTACCTTCTAGGTTGGGAATAGTTATAGGGATTATAACGAGGATAACGTCGAGTTCTGAGAGAGCGTGCTTCGGGACTATTTTCAATGTCGCGTCGCACTTCGGATATACTTGCACCAGAAGCTAAACGATTTGTCCAAGTTCTAATTCCATCTCGATCGGCATTTCGACCCAATACTTCGCGGTAAATTTGGTTAATTCTAGCGACTGCTTCATCGCTGCGAGCGATATCATATCGAATATCGCGCAAAGATTCTCCACCTCTGCGTTGTCCTAACCAAGTTCTTAACCCACGATAATCAGGTTCGCGTCCCAGTACTTCGCGGTAAATGTCACGAATGCGATCGACTGAGTAATAGTTGTTGTATCCTCGCCGATCGTACCTTCTGTAGTACGGGTCGTTGTAGTAGCGATTGCCATAATAGCGATCGCCATAATACCCAAAAGCACTATAGAAAGGATCGTAATAATTGTCGTAGTAATCGCCAAAAAACAGACCCCAAGACCACAACACTGGGTTGACATAATATGGTTGAATTCCAATTTGGATGTACAACTGTTTGGCGTTGGCGTTGGGTAAGCTAGAATTTGACAAATTAACTTTACTGGGTTTGGCGTTAGCTACTATTGGCGAAGAATTTGCCAAAGTTTCCGCAGACAATGGCTGGGTTAATCCTAAACCAATGAGTAAGCTAGTAGTTGTTATAGTTTTTAAGTTCATCTGACTGTTCTCTAGTTACTGATATACTTTTTGCTGAGAAAGTTCCAGAAGTTTCTGGTTGTTGGCTTAATAACCGATCCAGTTATGACTCAGACGTGAATGGGAGTCAGAACCAGATAATAAACTTCATGTTCTACTCTATGAATTTAGGATGACAATTTGATCTGACTACTGACATCCCTCTTTAGTTCCCTTAACTAGCACAGTGGTAATTCTATTTTGGCACCAATCAAATAAGGACTGGTATAAACCAGCCCTTTAAGCACCCAAGCGGATTTGCATCCATCCCATTTGTAATAGCAACCTTAATTTGACTACTGGCAAAACTCGTTTAGTAATTAATTCTTACTTAATTTGCCAGAGTTAATCAGCCTGTAATTTCTATTCTGTCACGGGATTACTTATGCGTGAAAACAAAGGTCAACAAGCAAAATAAAAGTTTACAAATCTAGCCAATTAGCGATCGCATCGCTAGATTTAACAATGTGCATTCCTGCATTCGCAAACTTTTGAAAAGCTGCATCTGCTTGTTCTGTAAAATCGATCGCTCCCGGAATAACGACTGGGGATGTACAATCTGCCAATAAGTAAACTTTTTGAGCAAGTTTCGGGTCTTTGGCGTTGATTTCTGTCAGTAAATCATCAACTGTCCAAGCGACACAGTGACTTTTTGCTTGTCCGGCTACAATTATCGCATCAAATTCTAGAAGTTGCTTAATTAAGTTAGCATTTTTTTGTGCGATCGGTTGACCGTTAGTATCTTCTAAAACTTCGGCTCGTAAAACAGAGTAATTTTCTGTTAAAGGATTATTACCTTTAAGCTCAAAAATGGTTTGGCTAAACCGTACTTGACTGTGGAAAAATACCGCTTCTTCCACTGCGGAAACTAAAGCGTGACCAATACCACCCAACATAGAATGATAAGGCCAAATTGTTAAAGGATATTTGCTATCAGCACTCAATTTTTCTACATAATAAAAAGCGTATTTTTGTAACTTTTCATAGTCATTATTTGCTACATGATAAGCGACGACTGGGTTAACTTGCCAAACTCCATTTTTTAAATCATCAAGATTAATAACTGTTGCTGGTGCTGGGTTTTCTCCTGCTGCATTTACCCAGAAGATAGGATGAAAAATTTGCATCGCTGTATGGGTATCCATTGTCGGTGCGATCGTACTAATTACACCCAAATTCCGGTAAATAAACTCACATAATCTGATATTATCTTCAATTGCACCTTTGCCCGAATTACCAGCCACAAATAATTCAAAATCAGGCAAACAAAATGTATTTTGAGCATCTATAATTAACAAACAAATTCGAGTTTTATCGTCAGCAGCAGGAGTAATACTATATTGCTTTGCCCAATCTCTAGCTAATATCGCTCTTTCCTGATAAGGTACTCGCCAAACTTCTCCTACTTTACTAGCATCAAAGTAAGCAGGAATCGGTAATTGTTTAGCTATTTCTGTAGTACTCATTTCACATTCTCCGATTTATTAACATTTACTGGTTTTAAATTATCTAATTTCAGATTAAAATTTGGTGGAACACAGAAAATACTATTTGATTCAGCTTTGCCAAACAGATTTTCGGGATTTTGTAAATAGTTATTTTCTTGATAAATGGGGATTTTATGCCAATACAACTGATAACCACATTCAACAAGAAAATTTATTAAAGACTTATCATTTTTAGGCTGATAATTTATATAAAGAATAGGTTGCAAAGTTTTAATTGTATTAATTGCGCCTTGTAAAACAGCCAATTCCATACCAGCAACATCTATCTTTATTAAACGACAATGCGGCAAATTCAAACTATCCAGTGTAATAGTTTGTGCTAGTTCACCTTCCTCGTCTTCACCAATATCTAATTTACTAAAATCATCTGGCTTACTATAATCTAAAACAGGCAATTTAATTGCCGAAAATGTATCGCTTACTGCCACATTGTAACAGTAAGTATTAGTAATACTATTGAGTGCTAAATTAGCACAAAGATTTTGAAAAATTACTCTTTGCGGTTCAAATGCTAAAACTGTTCCTTGATTTCCAACTGCTTGAGCAAAAGAAACCGTGTTCACCCCAATATTTGCCCCAATATCTACAACTAAATCTTTAGGTTTAATAATTTTTTGTAATAATTCAATCTCGCCTTCTTTATATTCTCCGTAAGCTTCCAGAGATTTGCCTACTTCGATATCATTAATGTTATAAAGTAAAAGTCCATGACGGCATTTTTTTAATTTATTAAATCCATTAAGCAGAAGTAAATTTTGTTCAATTAAGTGATTTTCCATTGTCTTATTTTGCAATTCTTCCACTAATTTTTCTAACTCTAAGGCTACTTTTTGAAATACGTGATGCCAATCTCCTAATTGAGTTTGTCGAAACAAACGCAACGTTGGATACCAAGTATTATTTTCTCCTTCTAACATCCATCGCCAATCAGCTACTTTGGATAATAAAACCCATACAGGTTTTCCCATTGCGCCAGCTAAATGTGCAACTGATGTATCTACACATATTACCAAATCTAGCTGGTTAATTACTGCCGCAGTATCAGCAAAATCATTAATTTTTTCGCCAATATTTTGAATTTGTTGAGTTAAGTTTAATGCGGTTAAATCCTGTGCTTTTGCACCTTTTTGTAAACTATAAAAAGTAATACCTGGAATATCTAAAAGTGGTAAAAAATTTAATAAATTACAAGAACGATTGCGATCGTTAGTATTGCCTGGATTTCCTGCCCAAACTATCCCAATTTTCAGATAAGTTTCTGGGGGTGATTCTAAAATAATTGTAGTTGTTTTTGGAGGGAATAAATAAGGAATATTTGTTGGGATTGTTTCGGCGGTAGTACCCATTAAATAAGGTAAACTCATTGTCGGCGCACAGTAATCATATTCTACAGTTGTTCCTGAAGTTACTATTTGCTCAATACCAGGAACAGTGCTAAATAATCGGTATAATTCTTCATAACAAGCTAATGTTATATGTGCGCCTTGCTGAGCAATTAAAGAGGCATACCGGATAAAATGAATGTTATCACCGTAACCTTGTTCGCAAAGGAGGAGAATTTTTTTACCTTGTAAATCTCCACCGTGCCAAACTGGTTGAAAGGAGGCAATTTTGCGGTATTCTTTAGTATGCCATCGCCATTCGTATTCAGCAAATCCGCGAGCAAATTCTCCTTTGATTAATAAACTAATGCCTAAATTTTTATGCGCTTCGGCAAAGTTAGGATCTAAGGTTAAAGTATATTGTAGTTTAGCGATCGCATCGTCCAACCTATCTAAATATTTAAGCGCATTAGCATAGTTATAATGTGCTTGTACATAGTTAGGATTTAATTCTAAAGCTTTTTGGTAACAAGCGATCGCTTCTTCCGCTTTCCCTTGAGTTAACAATACATTACCCAAGTTATTATAAGCATCAATATAATTAGAATTTAAAGCTAAAGATTTTTCATAACAAGCGATCGCTTTTTCTAAATTTTTCTCTTCTTCAAAAGCGTTACCTAAATTGTTATGCGCTTCTGCATATTCAGGATTTAATTTAATTGCTTCTTGGTAACAAGTAATTGCTGCTGCAAGATAACCTTCTTCTTGCAAAACTAAACCTAAGTTATTATGAACTTCGGGAAAGTTTGGTTTTATAGAAATGGTTTTCTCATAATGAATTTTCGCTGCTACTAGATCGCCTTTTGCTTTACAGGCATTACCCAAATTGTAATAAGCTTCTGGGTATTTAGGATTTAGGAACACAGCTTTTTGGTATGATGCGATCGCATCTTCCAATTGATTCTTTGCTAAAAAGCAATTTCCTAAATTGTTATGTACTTCCGCTAAATTTGGATTTAAGTAAATAACTTTTTGGTAATAAGTAATTGCTTGCTCTAAATTACCGTTAATTGCCCAAAGATTAGCTAAATTTTTATAAGCTTCCCAATCTTGCGGATTTAACTCAATAGACTTTTGGTAAAAAGCGATCGCCTCAGCAAAATTATTTCCCATTTTACCTCACCTTAATTACGAATCTTGGTAATCTCTCAACAACTGGGGTATGTAATCATATCCATCTAACCCTATTTGGCGGAGAAATAGCGATCGATTTTTTTGCAATACATTTTGGAAAGCATCAGCACCAATTTGACCTTTAATAATTGTCAGCAAACCTGCTGATTGTCGCCATTGCGGAGAAGAAATACGCTCTAAAAGATACATTCCTATTGTACCAAAGTAAATCGCCTTTTCTATTTCTTGTAAACTGTAATTGGCTTCAGCCAAATAAGCTAAATTCAACCCTTGCAAATACAAATCTCCCGAAATAGCCGCCGCGTGATTCCCAGTTTCTAAATAAGAAATAGCAGCTTCAGGTTGAGATAAAACAATGTAGGCAATTCCCAAACTAGTACAACAAAAAGCTTTACTTTGTTGGATGGTATATCCAGCCAAATAACTATCACTTAATCTTTCCAATAACTCTAAACCTTGTTGTAAATAATTAATTGCTCCTTCATAAACTTCGGTGTTTAATCGATCTAATTCTTGGGCTTGAAAAACCTCACTGTATCCAAGATTAGCTAAAGCATTAGCTTCTCCTAAACGATCGCCACTTTGCCGACTTAAAATTAACGCCCTTTGACTATAACTAATCGCTTCCGAGTAATTTTTTTGTGCTACATAAAGCCGACTAATATGATTAAAATTGGCAATTTCGCAAGCTCGATCTTCTGCCGATCGCGCAATTACTAAAGCTTGTTCATGAAAAGAAATTGAACGATCGTACTGCCCGATCGCACCTAAAGAATACCCCAACAAAGTGAGAATTCTTGCTTTCTCTTGCGTTCCCTCAACCCTTCGTAAAGGTTCATCCAAATAACTGATTGCCGATCGCAAATAATCGCCACTAAAAGAAGCAAAAATCCCACCATACAAAGGAAAATAATTCTGTTGCGCGAAAGTTCTCAGAATTTGTAAAGTTACTTGGAAACAACCATTACTTAAAGTATTTCTGGCACTAAAACCGCTAGCTAACTGCGACCAAATTAACGCGAAAGTAATAAAGGTAGAAATCGAAAGCTTTGCACCGAATTTAGCATCATAAACCAGCTTATCAAACCAATTAACCAACCCTCTTTGCAAACATTGTAAAATTACCGACAACTCCACAAAAGCCGAAACTTCTACAGTTTGTTGAAACACAAATTCGGTGACAGACTGATTTAATGCTAAACTTTGAAATACCGCTTTCGGAAATGGATTATCGACTAAAGATGCCCACAAACTCCAAGGACCACTTTCCCCAGGCACACCTTCAAAACCTAATTTCCCCCGGCTTTGATCGTAAATCCAGCTAACTAAATGCTCTTGTAACTTACCCCAAGATTTTAAACCCTCAGTCAAGCCTAAAGCTAATTCTTGAAGTTGTGCATTCGTTTCAGAATCAGAAGAGTTTTGCGCTTGTTTTTGCAGAGAAGTTGCTAATTGCTGTATTTGGTCTAAATTTAAAGGTTGGGCTTGATTTGGATCGATCGCTTGCAACAAAGCAATTAATCGATTATCAGCTTCCGTATTCACAATAGCACTCGTAGCCGTAGCGATCACCGAAGCCACCAAATTTTCTTGATGATACCGCTGCCATTCTCCTTCAATTGTTTGCAGTGCCCGCAAAATGCGAGTCGCTTTTGCTTGCTTCAGTTCATCGGCAGGATTATCAATTTCCGATTGTGTAACGTTAACACGATCGCTCAAACATTGCTCAAAAATTTCTCCCGTTCCCGCATTAATACCACGCAGCAACATCTGATAAACTTGCTGTTTCGAGCGAATTTTTCCCTTCAAGGTAGTTTGGACAATCTCATCAATTAAAGCAAAATAGCGATCGCGCAGAGAAAGAGAATCGGACATAAGCTTGTGCAATCGGTGTATTGTTTTAAGATAGCTCGAAAACCATAAATTCTGGCAGCACTAGCCCAGCAATTTCCAAATAAGTTCATCACATTGACGTACCACCGTCACAATTTTGACAACTCAATCAGTCAATATAAAAATAGTTTCGTATTGCTCCTCACACACACACTAACAGTAAAAAGCCTGGAAGTCATGCCTCCAGGCTCTTTTATTGTGAGATTAATCCTCTGTAAAATTGTGCTTAATCATAGCCCCTCCCCGTTTACGGGGAGGGGTTTGGGGTGGGGTTCAGATCGACTAAATAGCCAACATTTTTGTCACTTCTGCACTCATAAAAGCAATATCAGGATCGCGTTGAATAGCTCGGAAATACTGCTTTTCTAACCGAGTTCCCTCAGCACAAGGTTGGATTAAAACTCGTGCTTGTTCCAAAAGTTGCTCAGCTTCATTCAAAGTCACAGGTTCCTTGGAAGCTAAAAATTCATCAATCTGAACGATAAATTGAGAGATAGGACGCAACCAGCTAAACCATTCATCACTAATCACTAATTGAAAAAAGTCATTGTTTGACTTGATGCGTCCGTGGAACTGTTCATATTCAACTCTTTCAGAATCGAGTAATGCTTTGTGAAGACGCAACAGAGTTTGTCGTAAATCACGCAGGCGTTGCAGTCTTGAATTTAATAAAGGATCGGTTGAAGTCATTTAGTAGCGAACTAAGTAAATACTTTTCTCATCTTGACACATTGCCAATCTAGAGTAGAGTAAATTAAATTCACCAAAAATAAAATATTTGGCTACCATAAATTTTAGTCTTTAGTTAAGATTTGAGTTTTTACGGATTACACATCAGTGACAATTAATACAAAATAGTATTTATCAAACAATAAACTCATCTATATGTCTTCAGCACAAAAGAACCTTTACACTCCAGCATGGTTAATATTGGCTATAGGTACTATCCTATCAATTATTGCTACCCTCAATGTAGCTAAATGGGAAAAAGAAAGCCATCGTGCCGAATTTAAAAACCAAGCAGATAAGTTAGCTACTGCTCTGCAAGAAAGTGTTAATACTAACTTAGGGATTCTCCGTGCTACTAATAGCTTTTATGCTGCGTCACAAAAAGTCGATCGCAAAGAATTTTCCACCTTTATTCAAGATTTTATGACTAGATATCCGGGTATTTTAGCATTCAGTTGGTCTAGTCGAGTGTCAGCCGCAGAGCGCCAAAAGTACGAGCAAGCAGTTCAAGCCGAAGGTTTTCCTAATTTTGAAATTTTAGAACGGGGAACCCAAGGTAAAATGCTGAGAGCCGGAGAACGCCCTGAATATTTTCCCGTAACTTATATAGAAGCGAAACAAAGCCAAACTGGAGCTTTAGGCTATGATTTAAATTCGGAATATTCCCGTCGTATCCCATTAGAAAAAGCTAGAGATACAGGGAAAATGGCAGCTACAGAACGCATCAAAATCTTTACGACTAAACAACTGGGATTTTTAACTTTTCAACCTATTTATCGCCATGATGCAAATTTGAAGACTGTGGAATCTCGCCGGGAGAATTTTCAAGGAGTTACAACAGCAGTTTTTCAAATTTCTGATATTGTCAAAGCTGCTTTAGTAGGGTTGCAGTTGCAACATATTGATTTTTATTTATTAGATGATTCTGCTCCCCAGGAAGAGCGTTTTTTGTCTTTTTATCAATCTCGAAAAAACTTAGTTATAGCTGATATTAATCGCAAATTTTCTGAGCCAATTAATACTGGATCTTTTTGTTACTACAATTTTTGTAAACGAAGTCTTCAAGTTGCCGATCGCCAATGGACGCTTTTCTTAATTCCCAAAGCTCAATATATAGGCATTCAATCTTTTTGGAGAGCCGGAATAACGCTGTTTAGTGGGTTGTTTTTAACTGGATTTGTTACTGCTTATTTACTAAGTTCATTACGTCATACTTCGCAAGTAGAAAATTTGGTTTTTGAACGTACAATTCAAGCAAAACAATTACGAGAAACTTTACAGACTTTACAACAAAATATGGAAATGCTGGATTTAGCTAATGATAGCATTATTATTCGTGATTTAGATAACAAAATTAATTATTGGAATCAAGGTTCAGAAAGGTTATATGGGTGGAAAAAATCAGAAGCTGTTGGTCAATATACACATATTTTATTAAAAACTGAATTTCCTAAATCTCGTGAAGAAGTTTTTAATGAATTTTTAGCCAAAGGTTATTGGGAAGGTGAGTTAATTCATACTAAGCGAGATGGGACAAAAATTACGGTAGAAAGTCGTTGGACTTTACAAAGAGACGATCGAGGAAATGCGATCGCTATGCTAGAAATTAATAATGATATTACTCAGCGCAAACAAGCCGAAGCAGCCATCCATCAACTCGCCGAAAGAGAACGAGAAAAAGCTAATCAACTAAAGCAAACATTAGAAGAATTACAAAGAACTCAAACCCAACTTATTCAAACCGAAAAAATGTCTAGCTTAGGTCAACTAGTCGCCGGAGTTGCCCATGAAATCAATAATCCAGTAAACTTTATTTATGGCAATTTATCCCACACCAACGATTACATTCAAGAATTAATAGAATTATTACGTCTCTATAAAAATAATTATCCCAATCCAGTAACAGAAATTAAAGAATACTATGAGAATAGTGAAATTGAGTTTTTAATTGAAGACTTACCAAAAGTTTTATCTTCTATGAAAATCGGTACAGAAAGAATCAGGCAAATTGTTTTGAGTCTCCGCAATTTTTCTCGCTTCGATCAAGCAGATATGAAATCAGTAGATATCCATGAAGGCATTGATAATACCTTATTAATTTTACAAAATAGATTGAAAGCTAAACCCAATCATCCACCTATTGAAGTAATTAAAGAATATGGCAAATTACCTAAAATTGAATGCTACGCCGGACAACTGAATCAAGTATTTATGAATATTATTTCTAATGCGATCGATGCCTTAGATAATCATAACGAACAGCGTTCTAAGCAAGAAATTGCAAATAATCCCAGCATTATTAAAATTGCTACCGCAGTTATTGGAGAAGGAACCGCAGAAAATCCGCAACGAGTTTTAATCAAAATAGCCGATAATGGCCCAGGGATAAATCCCGACACAAAAAAGCGACTATTCGATCCATTTTTTACCACAAAACCAGTAGGTAAAGGAACTGGTTTAGGTTTATCTATTAGTTACCAAATAGTCGTAGAAAAGCATGGTGGTGTACTCAATTGTGAATCAGAATTAGGCAAAGGTACAGAATTTTATATTGAAATTCCAATGACTCAGCAACAAAAAACCGCTATAAAAGAATTAAGTATATAACAATACTTCTACTAAAGTGACATACCCATCACAAAAATTTTGTAGCTTTACTAACTAAAAATTATTTAGCTGGGAGATCCTGAAATATCAAGTAAATGTAGTAAATTGAAGTGAGTCGATAAATAAATTAAAAACCTTTTTTAACCTAGAATTTTATGTTTGGAGTAGCAGTTAATTACTTTGGGATGAAAAATTATCCACTTTCAGTGAAAGAGTCAGCTAAATTTGCCATATCACTTCTAAAAAATTGCCCAGAAGTGACAACAATTATATTAGTTGATGGTTCAGCCACAGCTGATGACGAGTTGCGAAACTATTGCCAGTCTATAGATACTAATTACCTGCATGAGGGAAGGGTTTTATCTTTTGCAGAAGCCTATAACTTGGGTATCAGTAAATTGACAGAATCCTGGGTAGTAACAATGGCATCTGATATATACGTATATCCAGGTACTTTTACTACTTTCTGGAAATTTATAGAAACGCACAAAGATAAAGCGATCGGATGTCTCATTCCCTATTTATCCCGCTGTGATTTTCCGCTACAACGTGCTGCCGCTCACTCTAAAAAGCATTCTTGTTACTCACCAATCATGACCCTAAATTTAAATGTTTTTCCAAAAGATGTATATGAAAAAATTGGCGGGATATCCACCACTTATACTGGAAATTTTAACGATATCGATCTGTCAGTTAAGCTGCAAAAAAATGGGTTAAATATTTTCTTAGTTAATAACTATGTTCAGCATTATGGTAGGCTGACACTCAGATATGGTACTAACGTAGATGGTCGTGCTGATTGGAAAAATTTCTATGCTGATTATCCAGATCTCAAAGGTAATAGCGAACTTTGGAGTTTGAGATTGGATAAATTTTTGCGTAATCCATTGTTAAAGTTAGTATTCCGTATCGCTATGAAAGTGAAAAATGAGAAGTTAAAACATAAATTGCATAAGTTGGTATATGCTATGATTCCTGTTATGCAAAAAGTTTAAAGCCGACTAGGACTTTTCCTAATTTTTTGTATCAAACTAGAATAATTTCACTTTCACTAAAGCTTCGCTTTGTCTCCCCTCGCTGTCTAAGACAAAGTTATTTCTATAGTTATTCTACAGTTAAATTTAAGAGTAAATCACTCTCTATCCTGTAACCAGTAACCATTCCATGCCATTGAGACTCAAATCACAACCATAAACGCTTACTGTCACCCTGTATAAGAGGAAAACCGCTCATTATATTCACATAGTCTAGAGCGATCGCACTAACATTATCCAAATCGCCCTAGCACCTGTCGTGTCTCGTCAGTGGAAAACTCGATCATGTTTGATGCTACTCAATTAATTATCGATCGCTTCGTCCAAGAACTACGCGAAGGATATCGGCGCACCTACGGAGGCTGGAAAACAGACTACGCTGACATCATTGCTTGGGCGGGAAATATGGCATTAGAAAATATTGCCAATAGTGATGCCCTTTACCACAACGTCGAACACACTATTTTAGTTACATTAGTAGGACAAGAAATCATGCGGGGTAAACACATCCGCGAAGGT
Coding sequences within:
- a CDS encoding CHASE domain-containing protein, with the protein product MSSAQKNLYTPAWLILAIGTILSIIATLNVAKWEKESHRAEFKNQADKLATALQESVNTNLGILRATNSFYAASQKVDRKEFSTFIQDFMTRYPGILAFSWSSRVSAAERQKYEQAVQAEGFPNFEILERGTQGKMLRAGERPEYFPVTYIEAKQSQTGALGYDLNSEYSRRIPLEKARDTGKMAATERIKIFTTKQLGFLTFQPIYRHDANLKTVESRRENFQGVTTAVFQISDIVKAALVGLQLQHIDFYLLDDSAPQEERFLSFYQSRKNLVIADINRKFSEPINTGSFCYYNFCKRSLQVADRQWTLFLIPKAQYIGIQSFWRAGITLFSGLFLTGFVTAYLLSSLRHTSQVENLVFERTIQAKQLRETLQTLQQNMEMLDLANDSIIIRDLDNKINYWNQGSERLYGWKKSEAVGQYTHILLKTEFPKSREEVFNEFLAKGYWEGELIHTKRDGTKITVESRWTLQRDDRGNAIAMLEINNDITQRKQAEAAIHQLAEREREKANQLKQTLEELQRTQTQLIQTEKMSSLGQLVAGVAHEINNPVNFIYGNLSHTNDYIQELIELLRLYKNNYPNPVTEIKEYYENSEIEFLIEDLPKVLSSMKIGTERIRQIVLSLRNFSRFDQADMKSVDIHEGIDNTLLILQNRLKAKPNHPPIEVIKEYGKLPKIECYAGQLNQVFMNIISNAIDALDNHNEQRSKQEIANNPSIIKIATAVIGEGTAENPQRVLIKIADNGPGINPDTKKRLFDPFFTTKPVGKGTGLGLSISYQIVVEKHGGVLNCESELGKGTEFYIEIPMTQQQKTAIKELSI
- a CDS encoding glycosyltransferase family 2 protein, yielding MFGVAVNYFGMKNYPLSVKESAKFAISLLKNCPEVTTIILVDGSATADDELRNYCQSIDTNYLHEGRVLSFAEAYNLGISKLTESWVVTMASDIYVYPGTFTTFWKFIETHKDKAIGCLIPYLSRCDFPLQRAAAHSKKHSCYSPIMTLNLNVFPKDVYEKIGGISTTYTGNFNDIDLSVKLQKNGLNIFLVNNYVQHYGRLTLRYGTNVDGRADWKNFYADYPDLKGNSELWSLRLDKFLRNPLLKLVFRIAMKVKNEKLKHKLHKLVYAMIPVMQKV